In Lodderomyces elongisporus chromosome 2, complete sequence, the following proteins share a genomic window:
- the TAO3 gene encoding Cell morphogenesis protein PAG1 (BUSCO:EOG092601YK): MIEIPDLEQLYPSALQIDSQGIHHNGHSQTNNASHASNRNALETERQLYSGEKLNEQAKLDKDAKPDTEGEPESDSETMIQHSRLIDPMIQTPIEENKSAKVVVVGERFEEESEEGLRDEVRQEDNRFVLERSIDERPDMQDVSIENVDIDANFNIQNFSGLSLATDDSVTANSQPTNTIDNDKSTTPTGLLFLPNDIDELQTTFKVQKSLPHTEIYQNSSYSSNPESRAYNQHLGLPAINSPKSTLNGYSQHLPQSHIFATPSTYASYVNYTDDSPQLPPPLTSNIPQNETSFNNTADGNLVTRRNLATEFKTPAEYTLHILFTQFVRLAERKLNIFISQSNNDDSALFELFGEGADPSFDKILASLGFIARRKPKPVIDSVFIWRKSKSEVATMAALEVEKALLYANSSISSSSSNGDRTNSQQTKVTRQTEENKQVSLVVASKSTTPPTRIKRSLSLMRTKSLSRIAHRRNQSAATAGSAGTTGTSGTTINANTATPTTNGPQSIQGGDTWVGGSVQQNFAIQTQISDAKQTAINAERKSLVSIYILCRVLNEVVKQTPSEVMGEDLGGKLEEIVYSQLKITDPASTSQSIVRAANWTLFAQLLGIMSEKRFLSVSDRFIFDLEKLPVQVSRNDEPSLYLLISGMKYLKLSHYPPEAFEDSIEFIQILAKFFNRTVNEAVILAYCDAISSLLLPLANSLTAEANDPGWSAGIESIFQRAEHIWRISTAGPESSLSTSTSTSTSTSTSYSNSASSSLRVNGGSSQNGTGSWIQLYNVLTASLSVSSKSFFAAHWYGLVDSGIHKLKSKVGPEDKASIILCITRLIWVYLYRFPESLNSTVKKLQEVVDVLFFKYNTSSSSKKGYWLSTNANLMEALVQMIRVIGYSNLNFAMEQIILRILRQGFENGTLEDLQPEKLILAVKAYVGVLQATEQENRPNFPKIDIFDIASTCHVEPVNVVSTRRISAVKPNTALNIYDEICSTFKKLIMLLDDSFGCDLDGNVNTSSSGTGFKSSSTFSFHLSYDVPPQKQKDAQLELFAVLIKSLPYTLQSSPSEVVTPNEAISKPVVGLLTRNSVHKEAQIRQAAVDCLRRFSRRKNPTPLLNAFANMAFHFTEKTNFDYDSFHPYSPNFLILLKLYHILLEEWLAYIRECDSRMPFVSAQLTEKVNGRLNKEALNELYQINHEVENARDTMSSPDRIVEELEWKSISNQVENIEGNGLYFLCSQDQRVRMMGLKILQIVDKFDQEIHAITNKGKNDDKDDQKSKKHSRSSSKFAADVGTRVIHVLESVDFHAFIKPFKKELSVPERTRLTKFNHHIKNDKGQPVLLLLAESDYGIDSTIWLRLYPAILQLLFEKCPIPVALCRNIVCICLAQMHESILKISENYKANISSFFQNKQNNPVPPEVLIDQWKLYLIFACTTLTTTNEQKISYANQPTHGRKKSLQIFIQHQKITSAKSIFKMVNPLLRSHQLMIREAVITGLSHININILETFLDSIEFVTREWNTDIKKRNSSDDRFRIEVVHILSNAIDYMGSDDLVYTNENIVRCLITIIKNAKNFLSADEVQVNIDFQRLRRYFCDFLASVYLGLQDRPNSELWFPFEARISCFNYLKEWCGHGNTKALTDERYSVIIANIKQQKDAAAALALLEFERKKLELSALKCMTILCTGSLEQQLEISGSLALVSFDIPGLLHWVHSLLESSVEKIRDLGKTALHNLLKRNRNNREIRKALIRESCVSQKSMPLYFCIFIESCASEMDKDKLEKNEHVQVHDEVVMLSCMLCVHRNSVVRRAALNFLQKINEALHCWSGINLYVVLLSSESVITRRRALTGLSEIIFNTKEENVFKSISILTKFYNVVDEYNRGILSIMLEVAMSKVCLKYEGELDENKRKEVEHNGNEDNGKEQHDDDDVNNHQNLSKLRKDGEGVKNSNETEIGIGTGTGVGTGTGTGTGVRQLCIFSKMVLQNLYEISIKFESSNANDLETMWLALVKREKNFELVFDFVLSSCPERQSILYVQKSCQIITYLAAAHPDSRYVVQKLIDNLQPKSMVPPRPSRITEPDFTSAIPYFANLASVLELDEKKAVFSLGQISLIFVVDLITTQTSTIVEDKLPLLLHTVVTLLDHYLIIVREQARRLLIKLVQFCTADEAQSNKATMLLKHEDRVKNLWVYDDLNNDKKGARTPSNMIILVRSILRSLCPSHPTLQDEWSKIALTWGTTCAVRHSACRSFQIFRVLISFLDLNVLKAMFHRLSNTISDESEDIQGFAMQILMTLNAIAAEVDSQKLIDFPQLFWSSVACLSTIHEQEFIEVLSIMNKFISKIDLNAEDTIACLISTFPPKWEGKFEGLQHIVSVGLRSSTSWEPTLSFMDKLLKIKDSQIIGIGDTRIVSVLVANLPRFLNALESNDLSEETRGAALDISVLAENAGKPAVSRILQSFAKLKFRSKEDFLVNIVSTMRDLFFAQHEVTILISLLKMLSNPSGYFRKQTLAILKVLIPQVNFRKDEFIGLGADLISPLLRLLLTDSADDALEVLDETDSISGSQLDSDILKMSLGGNMSMKKDYENAATLFGIPHESGWSVPMPAVTAASTRNNVHAVFSTCVAANVVENGVEAVEAEQNEEIQFHSEDYYYQQQPNTVADYAESISMSVDEPEVTLSNMWAALDDFDSFFNTETFANAVKQRAKLDSLKARSVSQNSTSNKNPIESVSNVYDKRVSPILNKGLASSSSQRTNYLDLIEEKGHTSTAQSRRSYIPFRNKSVAKSKETVTPSMSYSPVFEVNKANLQQTPSSISSSFSKMPLVSTNSTPSATAAATATSTSTINPSTISNTNNSIHNSINNNINVNKNNNINININNSNNITNNSSGDLDQAFEGLLGTRKRSKKAVNANVNSQGAQEHLPWQL, from the coding sequence ATGATTGAAATACCCGATTTGGAGCAACTTTATCCACTGGCTCTTCAAATCGATAGTCAAGGAATACATCATAATGGACACAGTCAAACCAATAATGCATCGCATGCTTCAAATCGTAATGCGTTAGAAACTGAAAGGCAATTATACTCTGGTGAGAAATTAAACGAACAAGCAAAATTGGACAAAGACGCCAAGCCAGACACAGAAGGAGAACCAGAACTGGATTCAGAAACAATGATCCAACATAGTCGTTTGATAGATCCAATGATCCAGACGCCTATAGAGGAGAACAAATCGGCaaaggtggtggtggtgggaGAGAGATTTGAAGAGGAATCGGAAGAAGGGTTACGAGATGAGGTACGGCAGGAAGATAATCGTTTTGTACTAGAGCGTTCTATTGATGAGCGACCCGATATGCAAGACGTCAGTATCGAGAATGTCGATATTGATGCCAATTTCAATATCCAAAACTTCTCCGGCTTATCGCTCGCAACCGACGATTCAGTAACGGCAAATTCACAACCAACCAACACTATAGATAATGATAAATCAACAACGCCCACAGGATTGTTGTTTCTACCGAATGACATAGACGAGCTCCAAACCACATTCAAGGTTCAAAAGTCACTACCGCACACAGAAATCTACCAGAACTCTTCATATAGCAGCAACCCTGAATCAAGAGCATATAACCAACATTTGGGACTACCGGCAATAAACTCCCCTAAATCAACATTGAATGGCTACTCACAACACTTACCACAGAGCCACATTTTTGCAACGCCGTCAACTTATGCATCTTATGTCAACTACACAGACGACTCTCCGCAGCTTCCTCCACCATTGACATCAAACATTCCGCAAAACGAAACTAGTTTTAACAACACAGCAGATGGCAACTTGGTTACGAGGCGGAATTTAGCCACAGAGTTTAAAACACCAGCAGAGTACACGTTACATATACTTTTCACACAGTTTGTCAGACTTGCTGAGCGTAAACTTAATATTTTCATTAGTCAATCAAACAATGACGACTCGGCACTATTTGAATTATTTGGTGAAGGGGCAGATCCACTGTTTGACAAAATACTAGCCTCGCTTGGATTTATTGCTCGCAGGAAACCAAAGCCCGTGATAGATAGCGTATTTATTTGGAGGAAATCGAAAAGCGAGGTGGCAACGATGGCAGCACTTGAAGTCGAAAAAGCGCTTCTTTATGCAAATTCTAgcatcagcagcagcagcagcaatggTGACCGAACAAATCTGCAGCAAACCAAAGTCACTCGCCaaacagaagaaaataaacagGTTTCTTTAGTTGTGGCATCAAAGTCGACCACACCACCAACGAGAATAAAGAGGAGCTTGAGTTTGATGCGAACAAAAAGTTTATCTCGAATAGCACACCGTCGAAACCAGTCAGCGGCAACAGCAGGGTCAGCGGGAACAACTGGTACATCAGGAACAACCATCAACGCAAATACTGCTACACCCACTACCAATGGGCCGCAACTGATACAAGGCGGCGACACATGGGTTGGCGGATCTGTGCAACAAAACTTTGCTATTCAAACACAGATATCCGATGCTAAACAAACTGCCATTAATGCTGAGAGAAAGTCCTTAGTACTGATATATATTCTTTGCCGAGTACTTAATGAAGTAGTGAAGCAAACTCCATCCGAAGTGATGGGAGAGGATCTTGGAGGCAAACTAGAGGAAATCGTTTACTcacaattgaaaataacCGACCCTGCAAGTACCAGCCAGTCTATTGTGCGTGCAGCAAACTGGACTTTGTTTGCACAGCTTTTAGGAATAATGTCTGAGAAAAGATTCCTTAGTGTTAGTGACCGTTTCATTTTTGACTTGGAAAAGCTTCCCGTGCAGGTTTCGCGTAATGATGAACCGAGTCTATATCTACTCATCTCAGGAATGAAGTACCTCAAGTTGAGTCATTATCCTCCTGAAGCATTTGAAGATAGCATAGAGTTTATCCAGATTTTGGCGAAATTTTTTAATCGCACTGTCAATGAGGCGGTGATACTTGCGTATTGCGATGCCATCTCCAGTTTACTTCTTCCATTGGCAAACAGCTTAACTGCAGAGGCAAATGATCCTGGTTGGAGTGCAGGCATAGAGAGTATTTTTCAAAGAGCAGAACATATATGGCGCATATCAACGGCAGGCCCGGAAAGCTCCCTATCAACATCAACCTCAACCTCAACCTCCACTTCAACCTCATATTCCAATTCTGCTTCCTCGTCTTTGCGGGTAAATGGAGGCTCCTCTCAAAATGGTACCGGCAGTTGGATCCAATTGTATAATGTGCTTACTGCATCCTTATCTGTATCAAGCAAAAGCTTTTTTGCGGCTCACTGGTATGGCTTGGTTGATAGCGGTATTCATAAGTTGAAATCCAAAGTTGGTCCTGAAGATAAAGCTTCAATCATTTTGTGCATTACACGATTGATTTGGGTTTACTTGTACAGGTTTCCTGAATCGTTAAATTCTACTGTGAAAAAATTGCAGGAGGTTGTTGacgttttattttttaaatataaTACTAGCTCCTCTTCCAAAAAGGGGTACTGGCTACTGACAAATGCAAATCTAATGGAGGCTTTGGTGCAAATGATTCGTGTAATTGGATATTCAAACCTCAATTTTGCTATGGAGCAAATTATTTTGAGGATATTAAGACAAGGATTTGAAAATGGCACGTTGGAGGACTTGCAGCCGGAAAAATTGATCTTGGCTGTTAAGGCATATGTTGGAGTACTACAAGCAACTGAACAGGAGAATAGGCCCAACTTCCCCAAAATTGATATTTTTGATATTGCTTCTACATGCCACGTAGAGCCAGTGAATGTTGTATcaacaagaagaatttCTGCTGTTAAACCCAACACAGCCTTGAATATTTACGATGAGATTTGCCTGACTTTTAAAAAGCTAATAATGCTTTTGGATGATAGTTTTGGTTGCGACCTTGATGGAAATGTGAATACATCCTCTTCCGGTACTGGTTTCAAGTCCCTGTCtacattttcatttcatttgaGCTACGACGTGCCTCCTCAGAAGCAGAAAGATGCTCAACTCGAACTTTTTGCCGTGCTTATTAAATCTCTTCCATACACGTTGCAAAGTCTGCCAAGTGAAGTAGTCACTCCAAATGAAGCTATATCCAAGCCCGTGGTTGGATTATTGACCAGAAACTCAGTTCATAAGGAAGCACAGATAAGACAGGCAGCAGTGGATTGCTTGAGAAGGTTTTCGCGGAGAAAGAACCCTACTCCACTCTTGAATGCGTTTGCAAATATGGCTTTCCATTTCACTGAAAAGACCAACTTTGACTACGACTCTTTTCATCCATATTCTCCgaattttttaatcttgttgaaattgtaTCATATACTTCTCGAAGAGTGGCTAGCTTACATCCGAGAATGTGACCTGAGAATGCCATTTGTTTCAGCTCAATTAACTGAAAAAGTCAATGGTCGTCTCAATAAAGAGGCTTTAAACGAATTATATCAGATCAACCATGAAGTTGAAAATGCAAGGGATACAATGAGCAGTCCCGATAGGATTGTAGAAGAGCTTGAGTGGAAATCGATAAGCAATCAAGTTGAAAATATTGAAGGCAATGGGCTATATTTCCTTTGCTCACAAGATCAAAGAGTGAGAATGATGGGGCTTAAGATTTTACAAATCGTGGACAAATTTGACCAAGAAATTCACGCTATTACCAATAAAGGGAAGAATGACGATAAAGATGaccaaaaaagcaaaaaacatTCACGAAGCTCTTCAAAGTTTGCTGCAGATGTTGGAACAAGAGTGATACATGTTTTGGAGAGCGTGGATTTCCATGCTTTTATTAAACCGTTCAAAAAGGAGCTCAGTGTTCCAGAGAGGACACGTTTGACCAAATTTAATCATCACATCAAGAACGATAAAGGGCAACCcgttttgcttttgcttgcTGAGTCGGATTATGGTATTGATTCCACTATTTGGCTAAGACTCTACCCGGCGATTTTACAACTTCTCTTTGAGAAATGTCCCATACCGGTTGCCCTTTGTCGAAACATTGTTTGCATTTGTTTGGCCCAAATGCATGAGTcaatattgaaaatttcCGAAAACTACAAAGCCAATATATCAtcatttttccaaaacaaacaaaacaacccTGTGCCTCCCGAAGTGTTGATAGACCAATGGAAATTGTATTTGATCTTTGCGTGTACCACACTAACTACAACAAATGAGCAGAAAATCTCATATGCCAATCAACCGACGCATGGTCGTAAAAAGTCCCTTCAGATATTTATACAGCATCAAAAGATTACCAGTGCCAAGTCGATTTTTAAGATGGTGAATCCGTTATTGAGATCACACCAGCTTATGATACGTGAAGCTGTAATCACGGGCTTAAGTcatatcaatatcaatattCTTGAAACTTTTTTGGACAGTATAGAGTTTGTCACAAGGGAGTGGAACACGGACATCAAAAAGAGGAACTCGTCCGACGATAGGTTTAGAATTGAAGTTGTTCATATCCTACTGAATGCCATTGACTATATGGGCCTGGATGATTTGGTTTACACCAATGAAAATATTGTCCGTTGCTTAATCACAATTATCAAGAATGCAAAGAATTTTTTATCGGCCGACGAAGTTCAAGTAAATATTGATTTTCAACGTTTAAGGAGATATTTTTGTGACTTTTTGGCCTCTGTTTACCTTGGCTTGCAAGACCGCCCGAATCTGGAATTGTGGTTTCCTTTTGAAGCAAGGATATCGTGTTTCAATTATCTTAAAGAATGGTGTGGTCATGGTAATACCAAAGCTCTCACGGATGAAAGATATTCTGTGATTATTGCTAATATCAAGCAACAAAAGGATGCGGCAGCTGCTCTTGCGCTCTTGGAATTTgagaggaaaaaattggaacTTTCTGCATTGAAATGTATGACCATTCTTTGTACAGGGAGCCTTGAGCAGCAGCTTGAAATATCGGGTAGCTTGGCATTGGTTTCATTTGATATTCCTGGCTTGCTTCATTGGGTCCACTCTTTACTTGAATCTTCAGTGGAGAAGATTAGGGATTTAGGAAAAACGGCTTTACATAACCTCCTCAAACGCAACCGCAATAATCGAGAAATTCGCAAAGCATTGATTAGGGAAAGTTGCGTTTCGCAGAAATCGATGCCACTatatttttgcatttttatTGAGAGTTGCGCTCTGGAAATGGACAAGgacaaacttgaaaaaaatgaacatGTGCAAGTACATGATGAAGTTGTTATGCTTTCCTGTATGCTTTGTGTTCATAGGAATTCTGTAGTGAGAAGGGCCGCTTtaaattttcttcaaaagaTCAATGAAGCCTTGCACTGCTGGAGTGGGATAAACTTATACGTTGTGTTGCTATCCAGCGAGAGCGTGATTACAAGAAGAAGGGCGTTAACAGGTTTGTCCGAGATTATTTTcaatacaaaagaagaaaacgtTTTTAAGTCCATTTCAATCTTGACAAAATTCTACAATGTTGTCGACGAATACAATAGAGGCATTCTTTCAATTATGTTAGAGGTTGCCATGAGTAAAGTGTGTTTGAAGTACGAAGGAGAACTcgatgaaaataaaagaaaggaagttGAACATAATGGTAATGAGGATAATGGTAAAGAACAACACGATGACGACGATGTTAATAACCATCAAAATCTCAGCAAACTACGTAAAGATGGTGAAGGAGTCAAAAACTCAAATGAAACTGAAATCGGAATtggaactggaactggaGTTGGAACCGGAACTGGAACCGGAACTGGGGTTCGTCAGTTGTGCATTTTCTCCAAAATGGTACTCCAAAATTTATACGAAATTTCCATTAAATTCGAAAGTTCCAATGCAAACGATTTGGAAACAATGTGGCTAGCTTTGGTTAAGAGGGAAAAGAACTTTGAATTAGTGTTTGACTTTGTTTTATCTAGTTGTCCAGAGAGGCAGAGCATCTTGTATGTGCAAAAATCGTGCCAGATTATAACTTACTTGGCAGCAGCTCATCCGGATTCGAGATATGTCGTTCAAAAGTTAATTGATAATTTGCAACCCAAACTGATGGTCCCACCACGCCCGTCTCGAATAACAGAACCCGACTTTACTTCAGCAATACCTTATTTTGCTAACTTGGCCTCTGTGTTGGAACTTGACGAAAAAAAGGCtgtcttttctttgggCCAAATTtcattaatttttgttgttgacttGATTACTACCCAGACTAGCACAATCGTGGAGGATAAATTGCCGTTATTGCTTCATACAGTTGTAACATTATTGGATCACTACTTGATCATTGTCAGGGAGCAGGCTCGAAGGCTTTTGATTAAGTTGGTGCAATTTTGCACTGCTGATGAAGCCCAATCGAATAAAGCAACAATGCTTTTGAAACACGAAGATCGAGTCAAAAACTTGTGGGTATATGATGATTTGAACAACGACAAGAAAGGTGCAAGGACTCCAAGTAATATGATTATATTGGTGAGAAGTATTCTTCGATCATTATGCCCATCCCATCCGACTTTACAAGACGAATGGAGCAAAATCGCTTTAACATGGGGAACCACCTGTGCTGTGAGACATAGTGCATGCCGgagttttcaaattttccgAGTACTTATCTCATTCCTCGACTTGAACGTATTGAAGGCTATGTTTCATCGTCTTTCTAATACCATTTCAGATGAATCAGAAGATATCCAAGGCTTTGCAATGCAGATTTTGATGACTTTGAATGCAATAGCTGCCGAAGTGGATTCTCAgaaattgattgattttcCACAGTTGTTCTGGTCAAGTGTGGCGTGTTTGAGTACCATTCATGAACAAGAATTTATTGAAGTCCTTTCAATCATGAACAAGTTTATTTCCAAGATTGACCTCAACGCAGAGGATACCATTGCTTGTCTTATCTCAACGTTTCCACCAAAATGGGAAGGCAAGTTTGAAGGATTGCAGCATATCGTTTCCGTTGGTTTAAGATCCAGCACATCTTGGGAGCCAACGCTAAGTTTCATGGACAAGTTGCTCAAGATTAAGGACTCACAAATCATTGGTATTGGCGATACGCGTATAGTGTCAGTTTTGGTGGCAAACTTACCCCGCTTTTTGAACGCATTAGAAAGTAACGATTTAAGCGAGGAGACGAGAGGTGCTGCTCTTGACATCAGTGTATTGGCTGAAAATGCTGGAAAGCCAGCGGTGAGCAGAATATTGCAAAGTTTTGCTAAGCTTAAATTTAGATCCAAAGAGGATTTCTTGGTCAATATTGTCTCAACTATGCGCGACTTGTTCTTTGCACAACATGAGGTAACAATCTTGATTTCTTTGCTTAAAATGCTTTCCAACCCTAGTGGGTATTTTCGAAAACAAACTTTGGCAATTTTGAAAGTCCTTATACCGCAGGTGAATTTTAGAAAAGATGAATTTATTGGACTTGGAGCTGATTTGATTTCGCCACTTTTGAGGTTATTGCTCACCGATAGCGCCGATGATGCATTGGAAGTTTTGGATGAAACTGATTCAATTTCAGGCTCTCAGTTGGATTCGGACATATTGAAGATGAGTTTGGGTGGCAACATGTCGATGAAGAAGGATTATGAGAATGCTGCCACGTTGTTTGGTATTCCTCATGAAAGTGGGTGGTCAGTACCTATGCCTGCAGTGACAGCTGCCAGTACCAGAAACAATGTGCATGCCGTATTTTCCACTTGTGTAGCGGCAAATGTTGTTGAGAATGGTGTAGAGGCTGTCGAGGCAGAACAAAATGAAGAGATTCAGTTCCATCTGGAGGATTATTACTACCAGCAACAACCCAACACGGTAGCTGATTATGCTGAGTCTATTTCCATGAGCGTAGATGAGCCTGAGGTTACATTGAGCAATATGTGGGCTGCTCTCGATGACTTTGATAGTTTCTTCAACACTGAGACTTTTGCAAATGCCGTGAAGCAGAGGGCGAAGCTTGATTCGTTGAAAGCAAGGTCAGTTTCACAAAATTCCACTAGTAACAAAAACCCGATTGAAAGTGTGTCTAATGTCTATGACAAACGAGTTTCGCCAATATTGAACAAGGGTTTGGCATCTAGCTCTTCTCAGCGAACAAACTATTTGGATCtcattgaagaaaaagggcaTACCTCTACTGCTCAGTCTAGAAGGTCATACATTCCATttagaaacaaaagtgTGGCAAAGAGTAAGGAAACTGTAACGCCATCGATGTCTTATTCTCCCGTTTTTGAGGTCAATAAAGCAAACTTGCAGCAAACACCGTCCTCaatatcatcatctttttccAAGATGCCACTCGTATCAACAAACTCGACTCCATCTGCTACTGCTGCCGCGACGGCGACTTCAACAAGTACGATTAACCCAAGTACCATTTCTAATACCAACAATAGCATTCACAATAGCATTAACAATAACATTAACGttaacaaaaacaataacattAACATTAACATtaacaatagcaacaacatcacTAATAACAGCTCGGGAGATTTAGATCAGGCTTTTGAGGGTTTACTAGGCACAAGGAAGAGATCAAAGAAGGCTGTAAACGCTAACGTGAATTCACAAGGTGCACAAGAACATCTTCCATGGCAACTTTGA